The Halictus rubicundus isolate RS-2024b chromosome 6, iyHalRubi1_principal, whole genome shotgun sequence genome contains the following window.
attgaaAAGTAACAGAATAAATTATCGATATAATATGCGGATACTAATctcaattttagaaaatatctGTTTTCTTTAATAAAAGCACTTTGATTTGTAACAAAAGACTGAAACTCATAAAAAATCACGTAAAGGAATGTTATTTTCCGAGCAATTGCGaagaaatgtttataacaatgcgTACAATTTAAAACTATTATTACATAATACTTAGTAACAAAATAATTGATGAAGCCACGTGCATTTTTGCTTAATTAACTACCCTGTTTATATCTTTTCAATTTACATATGGAAGGATGTCATGCATTCTTGCGGGATTTTCACGCTTGCCGCTGAATTATACTTTCATGCAGTTGCAATTAATGCGCGGGAAAAATATTCATGAAAATCGAAAGCGAGAGGAGTGTCCCGTATGGATGAACGTTTAGCTTTCCTGTTTTTGTGCATAATCATGGGGTGTGTTTAGTATAGTGACTGCACCGTCTCTTGTGTGTATATCGTGTGTATACATACATAAGTACGTGTATACACATATACGAAGCAGTGTTGTATTAAATAGCGGTTCTCAAACACCAATATTGTCTACACTGTCCGTTACATAGATCCGCTGGTCTGATTTTATTAACGTCTATACGATGTTTCAACGTATTTATAAAGTGATACTGTattgtttataaattatttgttaAAAACGATGATCACAGGTTCCTTTATAGTTACGATCGGAAACGCGAGGTTCTTTGCGATCCGTGGAAACTGAGAAGCGGAAGAACACCATTAATTCAAACAGCGCTTTCTGAATACAAATGCAATCCACAGACGACCATGCGAAGACCCTGATTCAAACCGCGATTGTTGTTTTAACTGCGATATGATTCCCACGAGCGACTATATTTTTAAGCGCTTGTTAATTATTGCATTCTACGATTTTACCACTAAGAAACgattgtaaacaattttattgtcAATTATACATTCACACGGTTATATATTTACCGGAAATATACAGTGCAAGAATTGTTCGCATAAccacgtttttttttctttttttaatgaataCATTCGATTTACATACATGCTTCAGTAAACATTGATTTGAGCAAACCCAATAAAGAGAAGATTTATGATAATATCAAATTTGttggaataaaatatttatttatgcgATGCTAATCAATACATTCGTTCTTATGGAAACGAAATATAAATTATGTATGTAATTAATACGATTTAAATAATGTTTTCTCGTACGGTATCGTTCAATATCATTTATTCACAGTAATCGTAATAATATTAGTTTAATTACCGTTGATATTCTGTTATGTACGTCCACATTTAGATTGCATTCGTAAGTTTTTTTTTCTACACGAAAAAAGTAAAGATAATCGTTTACTTTAATAATCGTTTTTACCTTCACTGAAACGTCTTATTTTGTAACTGTTGTCGAGAATCGATGTCACAATATCGTTTCTTatcagaaaattattcgaaggaGATAAATTCGAGCAAGATGTTGTCCCATAGCTTCGCATGAATGTCTTGATAAGAGGTCGTAAAGTATAACTGCGAAACTCCAAGCCTTACTACagaatgtatgtatgtacgtgtaTATTTATCTTGGTTTACCATTGTGCATTATCGGTAGAGGAAGAAAATTAGCAATTTTACAGCCTTCCTTATGAGGCATTTCTAATGAAGACAGGGGCGTATCGTGGATTTCGCGAGCCCCATATACTTTTCTAAAAATACATTATCTTACGCCAACAATTCGTTTGCtgattttttgtaaaaaatctGTTTGCAGTAATGTACATTCGTAAACTCGAATGTGTACTTCATACTATTTTCTTGTGCTTATCACGCACAACTAAATTGCTCTGACAACCATTATgaagtctttactcgatatatgtcccaaatatctagtcgataaaagtcccagaactatcccctctGCCGCGGGGTTTACCCCATGAGGAGCCtcgaagctcgagtgacctcggtcgccgaagtgtgtaaacataatacggttcgggtatatcggtgtgagaccaggagactactaatccaataacaaaacttctttagatttcattattttttcatgagacTTTTAcgaacatatttgtgacatttttctaatgaaaattataccaaacacgatatcattcggatcatatttacactaattttctgttaatataattgtaccCAGTCAACAATTTGCTATGGATTTGCCACTAAAATTGGTCTACAAATttcgatccatctgtttccgcattaggctcggtatttgagtgcaaagtttgcagccaaAATTCTATGCCAAATCAAGACCAAATCGAAGCCAAACCTTGGCAGGTCGatcgcactaagagcgaacctaaccttgttctaagagtaaaccttgcttgtagaagggaaaacggaattaaatattgaaaatatatgaaacttaaaattatataatttagaagtttaaataaaattctatttttcctcctacagcaagctttactccgatttttcccgatatgtATTCGTAGAACAAGGACTTAGCCGACCtgcccccttttttttttttttttttttttttatcgtgaggaaatgttttatacataccccgtctccctgggggaagccggggttatgtgggattctctccggggggcggagcccccggagactacccactaaaacctcacgcccacctaagctacatgggaggtgcctggatcacgcgagtactcaacaggacacctcccagctaatacatgccaccccgggggagggggttagcctcccccactgcctactctataagaccccgggcggagggacccgcccggtgtccccatccctggagccttcggattgggcttcccaagccccagctcggtccacccacagctcccggagtcctcgtgccccgctcggggccggtgtcccgaaggaaccggccccggccgaggcaagaagacgccgccaccggaaggaagggccgtcggaggcgtgatccggcacgccccgacccttcctcacccaatgccccccacggatccccctccccaatcggggagggacggaccgacacccccccaaaccgggaaactaacccggggggtagCCGACCTGCCccctataacgaagccaaggtttggcctcaatttggcatggaattatACCTGCAAATTTTGCACTCAAATTCCGATCCCtctgtttccgcatttggctaggaatttgtcgacaagttttggtgccaaattcatacaaaacaggaaccaaattctgctccaagcagggaTTGGTAACAAATGGACaagccttttgctcgcaaagtgtgaTACAAACATTGCGCAAAATTTGCTAGAAGAAGCATTTCGCTAGCTgggtaatgggaagtaactttcatcgttcattacacaagtaaatatcatcagaattatatcatatttggtaccattttcattagaaaaatgccaggaatatgttggtgaaagtttcataaaaaataatgaaaaataaagaagttttgttattgaattagtagtggtctcccaTTGTATCACAATTTTGTTACACGCACCTAATTATTATACTGCTCTCAAATTTATTTGTAAGCCCTAAGTCTTTCGTAGGTCCCATATATTGTGTTCGACATGCCCTCTGTATAAGACCTTGAACGTAAGCGGTACGATTCTTTGGAAACTGAAAAAGGAATGTTACCATTCATTATTTATTCGGCCATGACCAACTGTTTAAAGTAATTCTGGTAAAGGTGCATTCAAAGCTGTTGGGATTGTTGAAAGTTCTTTTGTGGGTTATAAATTTTAACAGAAACGTCAATTTtcgaaaacgaaataaaaatattgtcaaaTTCTATCAAtataaacatatttttgtattttataaatttgctAATGTCATAAACGCAGAATTTATGTAGTCCAGCTACACGTCAATGTGTCCAGCTGCATTAGTGTATTTTATTATAATCGGTTTCTCGAAAGAAAACATACGAAATATGCTCATGGTCATAATAATTGCCCGCTCACGAGTGGAGTTATTATGAGCGTATTTCACATGCCATATTTATTGCATGTGTTTACTTTCTACAGTGGTtattcgattaaaaaaaaaagtgagtTTTATGTTTTCCACGTTCTCGCTCCGTACCGATGCGTGACAATTGTAGCTGTTGAACAGAGCGACAGGTGTAGCACCGTGTCCGACTACTGTCGTGTATATTTCGATATCTAGGCGATGTTGCTGTATTGCTTCGTCTGTTTTCTTGTTTGTATGATCTTTGCGAAtttttaggcaaaataaaaatcgtttgcatcgattgcaagaaaccaGGAActgaatagaaatttctttactactttaatcatttgaataattcgaaattaatatatcaataaattttttttcatctctctactgttttaaatttcattttcgtaATAAATGGATAAAATCCACTCGCTAATAATCACATTATTCGAAATTCCCCATAAATATGCAAAATCATGAGAGCATTCTTCttacgaatattaaaaatttaacttttttggcattaacctaaccctaaccataaAGAGGGGGCCTTACAAATATCTGTTACAGCACTTctactcccccctcccctccttctATTACAAATATTTACGCTTTGATTAGGCGTATCGGTGACCTTTGCAGAAATTGTTTGATCTCGCATGTATGTTAAGAGAAAGAATTTTGTGCGAATAAACTGTATTTGACATTTCGTGATTCATTGTCAATATATAAACAACTTCGAATAAATATCGACAAAGGTATAGCTGGTTAGGTACTGGTTAGGTTTGCCTTCCCTATTGAAAGCtatatgtaatttaaaacatttgTTCCAACAGAATTCCGAAAAAGGGGTAAACGTAGAAATTGCTTTCTTATCAACACGAAATAACAGGTAGCTTGATATAATTTGATCACGTAATACAGGAATAGTCCGTATGCGATATAAATATACCATGTGCAATTTTAATGGAACCAGTGACCGCAATATGGGGGTTTGACCTGTTTCAGATGCGATTTCATATTGGGGGTGAATTTCTATATGCAGGGATATCTCGAACAAATTATATTATGATGATAATAAACCCCGTCCTTGTATTAAAACGACGCGATCGAAAACAAAATCGTATAAAAACAATTTCTATCGAGCGATAATGGAAACGGAACGTATGAAAGTATTGTGTTCGAGCAGAGGCGTAAAATTATTGCGCAATTAGCAGGTGTTCTTACAGTCTGCACGCAAACAGTGAAAGTAATTTTACATTGGAATCATTAGCAGCGGTGTATACGTTGTTTTCCATGGCTAAACCCGTTGAAGCCTgtaattattgtaatttattaaggaaatgaaatttcattttacaggaCCAATGTGGTAATGAATTATACGGAAACAGAGGCCAAAGTTCGGGAAGCAACAAACGATGACGCGTGGGGTCCTACCGGTATGAATTTTAATTTCGAAAGGAGAATATTTATGCGTAAAAATGTTCTATTCCATCGATGAGCAATCATTGaggtttatattttaattaaaaaatacgatATACTCTATCTATAAAAGTTTATTGAACACAGTTCGATTTGTGATTTCAACGTGGATAgcgaaaattgtattttaaatcTTCGATCATGTAATCGATCGATAGTCCGTTGTACACGGTATTTTGTAAATAACGTTCCAATCAATCCGTCGAGTTATGGATTtgtcgatttctttttttttttaaacgtcgATAAATTTTCCGAGGCAGAATTCTTTGTATGCATTTGCAATAGTGGTCGCTTACACCCTTGCACTTTTATTCGTCGAAGCTCAACGTATGGTGAAATTAATTGTGCTACTTGCATTACTTCAGGGGCAATGATGCAAGAACTTGCTCAGGCCACATTCACATACGAGCAATTTCCCGATGTAATGTCCATGTTGTGGAAACGGATGTTGCAAGAAAAACGAAATTGGCGTCGGACTTACAAGGTATGCTCGCTTGTACTGTATGTATGTGTCCAGTGACTATAGTTCATTcaatatatgtatgttatttgtaaaatgatttattatgtaaatttattattGCAATGTAACCGTGTACTgtatcaaaaattaaattttattttattattttttacacaGGGTGAAAACTGTAGTATTATTGAAACAGAGTAAACAGTGTGGTACGAAATGTTATTCCAAGCTTTAAATTTGctagatattattctttatctgtcgtatttttcgtatttccttggaaggggtgattccaGAGACCATTTGAAATAACATttgcctttgcgaaaatgttctccacggccttgttaaggagttattaacgaaaaacagaccaatcagagcgcggatacagtaGGCAGAttccctctgctatagccgcgctctgattggtcagtgtttttctaaagccgcggagaacattttcgtaacggaaaaagttacttcatgTGATCTCGGGAATTactcttttcaaggaagtacaacattttgagacaccctgtatatgggtATATAATAATACAATAGATTTATACAAATTACTCATTCAGAGATTcgaaaataaaacaataatttgCACAGTACCATAAAAACGAACGAATAATCTGCAAGAACCTGATCAATTTTCGAAAACAAAGTCtcatatgaaaatatttttgtacggtAGATTCACCCTCTGTTCCGAGTGTACTGCGATTTTCGTCTTATTTATTCTGTATATTATTCATTTGTCCTTAAATGATTCTTATTTGTTGCAGTCTCTTTTACTTTTGAATTACCTCGTTCGCAACGGTTCAGAAAGAGTGGTCACATCATCTAGGGAACACATTTACGATCTCAGATCGTTAGAAAATTACACTTGCATTGATGAGTTTGGCAAGGATCAGGGGATTAACATAAGGCATAAAGTTAGAGAACTAATTGACTTCATTCAAGATGATGATAAattgagagaggagagaaagaaagcAAAGAAGAATAAGGACAAATATGTGGGACTATCGAGCGAAGCAATGGGAATGCGTTTTGGTGGTGGTGATAGATGGACGGATAGTCCGAAATGGGGAAAAAGTAGTATAGATGCGTACAATGATTGGGATAGAGATAATCGTAGTAAAGGTTTCGAAGATACAAATAACAGGTATACTATATAAATTAAGAAGATATATTGATTATTAGGACCTTCGCATTAATCAACTATTTTTGATATTGTTCGTTTTTAATGGATTTTGCCATAGCGACGATGGTGAAAGAGAAGATTCGGATAATGATGTTCATCCAAATCCAAAAAGAGGTGGTAGAGAATACAGAGATACTATGGAAAATTCAGACCATGTTAACAAAATTAGTAATGTATCTGTTGCTTCCACGAATGCTTCGCCAGCCCGATTTCCACGAACTATTAAAAAAGTAGATCTAGGTGCTGCTGCAAATTACGGAAGGGAACAATCCAATgtaagtaaacgatattaacactagaactaccgagccctaaacttgacttagacttatccctttataataacagcaagattgaatttgctcaggtttcatacgatttttatggtaacatgtaccccaaagaagagatatattaaaaaatttctcgtgaaaacgttttcatagtttcagtaatcatgaaagaagaaatcatccaccagtcattctgactggttcggtagttccagtgttaaaccGGCAAGATTAAAATCTGTAATGTCTGTGGATTTCAATAAATAgaagaatttataaattgaattaaatttacAGAACGGTATATCTGGATTACAAAATAGCTCCCTATCTTTGCCTATCAAGCAGAAAAGTAAAAACgatattttaaatgatatttttGATTCTCAAAATGAGAGTAATACTAAATCAACAGTCGATGATGACGAGGATTTCAATCCAAGGGCAACCGCTCAACCCGCTGTACAGAGTCAAAATGCTAACACAGATTTTGGAGATTTCACTAGTGCGTTTGGAAGCCCTACTGTAAAAACGAAAGACAGTAATGATGAATTTGCAGACTTTACGACTGCGTTTACCTCGTCTGTAACGATATCTAATCCTGCTGTACAATCACAAATGCCACAGACACAAATGAATATAATAGGAGCAACAATaccaaatattaataattcggCGATTAACAACGCCAATAATACCATGTTCATCAATACACAGTCAGCTAGCATACCTTTAACAACTATGAACTCTGCAAACTCAATGCCTCAAAATTCTAATGCGAATAGTAATTTGTTCGATAGTTTAAGTCAACAAGTGCTCAATAATCAGCAGACACTGAATAATAACACTGGTATGTTatggattttttaaattattatttaattgttatttattttataaatactaATGTCAGGCTTGAATGGATGCTAATATCATTCTTTTTGTAGCGCCTTCAAATACAGATCTTTTATCAGATTTAGATACTTTAAATTCAATATCCAGCGTCGATAGGCAAGTAAACAATACCAATAATTCCAACCTTTTCACAAGTGTCGGTTCTCCTGTTGCGGCTAATCAAGGAGGTAAGCACATCAAGATCAGTATATTCAGAACTTTATGATTCCATAATATTTGTACCTATATCTTTTAAGTCTAGTACAATATTTAGGGCACACCATGCTAGGGCTGGCTTACTTTTTACAGTCAATACATATCAGAGATTTTGTtcaaaacaaaatataacataaagcacgtgaaattatattattttgctGGATCTCTAATTTATTCATAAAATACGAATTGTTAAATTACGCAATTAAAAAGGCATGACGTATTCCAATAATCTCTCCtttctattgaaaaataaattttttaacaagGAATCAGACTAgatttgaattattaaaataagtATTTGTTTATAATTAGCGATATTATaaagttaattttttaattacaacaaattaatttcatgtataatacattatattctatttttaataaaatttctcaTACCAGCCGGTAACAATTAATTGCTTTGGAGATAATAATCGATTTATAACATACATTTGATACTTTTTGACGTTGAAAATTGTATGGATATAATTGCGCATTATTGAATCATGAAGTTAAGAATTTAGAATGTgctaattattgtaaaaaaaatttttgttatatttttctttgaaaCTTATAAGAATAGATTATCTTTAAAGATTATATAATGCCCCCAAGAGAAACTTTCATTACAGCTTTCGAGATGGAAGAAAGTACCACTTCAGCTGAAAGTCTTTCAAACCATGCTGCAAACCAACTTTTGGAAGAATTATATCATATGGGTCCAATTAAATGTCATAATACTTTGGAAAAACTGAAGTTGAATATTTCCGAATATATTAAATTCTTACCGGGTCCACTTACGCCACAAAAGTACAGCAATCTCGATGTTGACACGAAAATCGATTGCATATTATACGGAAAAATTTTGGGGGAAGTTATTGAAATGTTTGACTCCAATTGGCCATTACAGAATAATACATTAGATCCGTTACTTAAACAATTGATAGTTATCGATGGTGCAACATTACCAATTTTAGCCGAATCTTTATCTGTTTTAATCGATGCACTAAAGAAAACCGAAAACAAGAGAAGAActatttctataattttggaATTATTAGTAAAAAGTGACTCTTTGTTCTCTGGAATAATCGATGCATGTAAATGTCGACGTAAAAATATAAGGCAAGAAGAGGAATTAGATCAAACATGGCACGACATTGTGCAAATTCTAATTTCATTACCTAACCGGGTAGCTAATGAACTGAAGAGTAAAACATTGGATACTTTTCGTCCTCAAACATATTTTAAGATTATCAATTTTCACATTTCTCGAGTATTATCCTTCGTAAATACTGGGTTACAACATGGCATTAATGTAGACACTAAACCGTTAACATTGTTAATTAGTAAATTAGTGATTGTTGCAAAATCAGAAAATATGTTGCCCCTTGTCACTATTTTAGCAGAATGgtgttttgaaaataaaaataatgaacaaactttaatacaaaatttactaAAAGAATTAGATACATTAAGTATCGCACCAATAGCTGTATCATTTTTAATGCATTGTGATGTAAAATTTGGTGTTTATCCAGTTTTTGGAGACGCATTATCGAATTCAAATTGGAAATATACATTGATAACGAAAATTCCATTAATGACTTATTATAATGATGAAAGGGTAATCATAAATTTGTCTTCATACTTGTCTCAATTTGGAAATCGAGACCGTACTTTGATTGAATTGGTAATGAAACTTCTAGACATTTGGGGTGATAGAAGTGCTTTGAATCATACTTCTGTAGAACAACataaatatattacaaaattaattGTTATGTGTTTGAGGAAATCGAAAGACTATTTAAGTCGGGACGACAAAGACAATATTCAGAGATTATTACTTTCTGGTGTATCAGTTCATTTCGAAAATACGCATATTATTTTAAGAGCAATGGGAATGTGCGTTGCTGAAATTTTTAGTAAGGAATTGTCTGAATCGGACGATACGCCAAAACTTTCTTTTGATTATGGAAATATGCCGGGGGAAGTAGTAGATTTAGTTCAGTCTATAAAAACAGTCGGTATAAAAACCGAAAGTGTAGGAGCAAAGGAACATGCAGAAGTGAATGATTTCATTCTTGACGATATTGAGTTTGACACGTTGGGCGATAAGAAGTTATATGAACTCGGCATAGAATGTAATCTTTTACCTAAGAAAAGAATAGAAACTACTGATGGTGGTG
Protein-coding sequences here:
- the Lqfr gene encoding clathrin interactor lqfR isoform X3; protein product: MNYTETEAKVREATNDDAWGPTGAMMQELAQATFTYEQFPDVMSMLWKRMLQEKRNWRRTYKSLLLLNYLVRNGSERVVTSSREHIYDLRSLENYTCIDEFGKDQGINIRHKVRELIDFIQDDDKLREERKKAKKNKDKYVGLSSEAMGMRFGGGDRWTDSPKWGKSSIDAYNDWDRDNRSKGFEDTNNSDDGEREDSDNDVHPNPKRGGREYRDTMENSDHVNKISNVSVASTNASPARFPRTIKKVDLGAAANYGREQSNNGISGLQNSSLSLPIKQKSKNDILNDIFDSQNESNTKSTVDDDEDFNPRATAQPAVQSQNANTDFGDFTSAFGSPTVKTKDSNDEFADFTTAFTSSVTISNPAVQSQMPQTQMNIIGATIPNINNSAINNANNTMFINTQSASIPLTTMNSANSMPQNSNANSNLFDSLSQQVLNNQQTLNNNTAPSNTDLLSDLDTLNSISSVDRQVNNTNNSNLFTSVGSPVAANQGAFEMEESTTSAESLSNHAANQLLEELYHMGPIKCHNTLEKLKLNISEYIKFLPGPLTPQKYSNLDVDTKIDCILYGKILGEVIEMFDSNWPLQNNTLDPLLKQLIVIDGATLPILAESLSVLIDALKKTENKRRTISIILELLVKSDSLFSGIIDACKCRRKNIRQEEELDQTWHDIVQILISLPNRVANELKSKTLDTFRPQTYFKIINFHISRVLSFVNTGLQHGINVDTKPLTLLISKLVIVAKSENMLPLVTILAEWCFENKNNEQTLIQNLLKELDTLSIAPIAVSFLMHCDVKFGVYPVFGDALSNSNWKYTLITKIPLMTYYNDERVIINLSSYLSQFGNRDRTLIELVMKLLDIWGDRSALNHTSVEQHKYITKLIVMCLRKSKDYLSRDDKDNIQRLLLSGVSVHFENTHIILRAMGMCVAEIFSKELSESDDTPKLSFDYGNMPGEVVDLVQSIKTVGIKTESVGAKEHAEVNDFILDDIEFDTLGDKKLYELGIECNLLPKKRIETTDGGDSSKEISLTNLQKSGISHKETAKDREVIKSNDNNDSELDSDDDLVPYDMSHDTKVIEKLRPVYLRDLRDNLVNEKSSTNPDIFSESLEVCEELILSQLPGDDVSFAIELLELLVTLKESCHVERFDVLQFNSCVAIVTIYPKECAEYLCGQFYMEVDKYSVSQRLFFLDILAESARRLSSIPVVKDEQYDFHESKVKPKRKETSNKVSIFINTEKSQQYKVLYSDDIDDFGKFNDDETVQDWREIVDERIKQNTRRYAHSAKSLKTFANKFGNVASSFFYPLLYGFGKQNTCLNSGLQIFSDQENILLIRYLKTLSTIMVSAQNCLLAPKMGKEVLEVSWTLRYHDQAKVRAAVIENIIAVLIAVPKDTVINELFEIIIEIKLWLLDSSQNVITGDHDKECRTLGASVISLIDSIIDSTFSQQ